One window of the Candidatus Zixiibacteriota bacterium genome contains the following:
- a CDS encoding NAD-dependent epimerase/dehydratase produces the protein MSTESKHIILGAGGAIGSVLAEELIRNGKKIKLVSRSGRAFPGTESAAADLTDLTSVQNAVEPNATVYLLAGLPYDHKIWKIQWPLIMRNAVTACGEKSARLLFFDNVYMYGRVDGPMTENTPNYPCSKKGEIRSEIAEYLMSQVKNGKLNALIARAADFYGPYSEKSSVPYFLIFSRLSTGKKAQCLVSARTRHSYTYTGDCGKALYLLANSENTFNQIWHLPTASPPLTGEEFIKLSAEKLGAKPDYQVLKKWMARSLGVFNKAVAESYEMLYQNEFDYVFDSSKFVSRFNIEATPYEKGIAETVRHFKERKLL, from the coding sequence ATGAGCACGGAATCAAAACATATTATCCTCGGCGCCGGCGGCGCGATCGGGAGCGTTTTGGCCGAGGAATTGATTCGAAACGGAAAGAAAATCAAACTGGTTTCGCGAAGCGGCCGTGCCTTTCCCGGCACGGAATCAGCCGCGGCCGATTTGACCGATCTTACATCGGTGCAAAATGCGGTCGAGCCGAATGCCACAGTCTATCTTTTGGCGGGACTTCCGTATGATCATAAAATCTGGAAAATTCAATGGCCCCTTATCATGCGCAATGCTGTTACGGCCTGCGGGGAGAAAAGCGCCCGGCTCCTGTTTTTCGATAATGTCTATATGTACGGCCGGGTCGACGGCCCGATGACCGAAAATACGCCGAATTATCCCTGCAGTAAAAAGGGCGAAATCCGATCAGAAATCGCCGAATATCTGATGTCGCAAGTAAAGAATGGAAAGTTGAACGCTCTTATTGCCAGAGCGGCGGATTTCTATGGGCCGTACAGTGAAAAATCGAGTGTCCCGTATTTCCTGATATTCAGCCGGTTGTCGACAGGCAAAAAAGCGCAGTGTTTGGTCAGCGCCCGCACCCGGCATTCTTATACGTACACCGGTGACTGCGGCAAGGCCCTGTACCTTTTGGCGAACTCCGAAAATACCTTCAATCAAATCTGGCACCTGCCGACTGCATCGCCGCCATTAACAGGCGAGGAATTTATCAAATTATCTGCTGAAAAATTGGGGGCCAAACCGGATTATCAGGTTCTTAAAAAATGGATGGCGCGATCTTTAGGGGTTTTCAATAAAGCGGTCGCCGAGTCATACGAGATGTTGTACCAGAATGAATTCGATTATGTTTTTGATTCATCGAAATTCGTGAGCCGATTTAATATTGAAGCCACTCCGTATGAGAAAGGAATCGCCGAAACCGTTCGCCATTTTAAAGAGCGAAAACTGCTTTAA
- a CDS encoding Cupin 2 conserved barrel domain protein has protein sequence MGKVSGVDMKSDPYAKYVIKTDIKFKPLEKITADRIIHDCPHDWFNQTLCKLNNSVVRLGIFKGEFHFHKHDNEDEFFFVLDGTFFVDYENKTIELKRHQGIVVPKGVVHRTRATKKAVVLMVELDSVTATGD, from the coding sequence ATGGGAAAAGTGTCAGGAGTTGATATGAAATCCGACCCGTACGCCAAATATGTCATCAAGACCGATATCAAGTTCAAGCCGCTTGAAAAAATCACCGCCGACCGGATTATTCACGATTGCCCGCATGACTGGTTCAACCAGACACTGTGTAAATTGAATAATTCAGTGGTTCGGCTCGGGATCTTCAAAGGGGAATTTCATTTTCATAAGCACGACAATGAAGACGAGTTTTTCTTCGTGCTCGATGGGACCTTCTTTGTCGATTACGAGAACAAAACAATCGAACTCAAGCGCCATCAGGGGATAGTCGTGCCTAAAGGGGTGGTGCATCGCACCCGGGCCACGAAAAAAGCAGTGGTACTGATGGTCGAACTCGATTCGGTCACCGCCACCGGGGATTGA
- a CDS encoding conserved hypothetical protein (Evidence 4 : Unknown function but conserved in other organisms), whose amino-acid sequence MNLGKLLDEFALRNKMKNKGALCVALVVTRHAKDLGLPLGANQLLTSAGGQVMGLGKSAVQAILNDHGIYRILAEEGGRTSRGSVGNMKKYVTFLNKLNAHGTVDLEAIESWWIDQVNKYFSKEPFILHFDPSKSLRFVIQDLLLQAQKRQQQSPGSTFAGTMLQHLVGAKLDLLIPSPIKHFGASVADDQSGRDYDFIIEDVAIHVTISPSEALLRKCQRNLNNGLKPVVITSQRGTAVVEALSDQAGYGDRLDIFEAEQFLAGNLYELGKFALTGRRTTIDQLINTYNKIIDECETDPSLKILVSK is encoded by the coding sequence ATGAATCTAGGCAAGTTACTAGATGAATTCGCCTTACGGAATAAGATGAAAAATAAAGGTGCTTTATGTGTCGCTTTGGTAGTTACTAGACATGCAAAGGATCTTGGCCTGCCACTGGGGGCAAATCAGTTATTGACCTCTGCGGGAGGGCAAGTTATGGGTTTGGGCAAATCAGCCGTTCAAGCAATCCTAAATGACCATGGTATTTATCGAATTCTGGCTGAAGAGGGCGGCCGCACGAGCAGAGGTAGCGTCGGCAATATGAAAAAATATGTGACATTTTTGAATAAACTCAATGCTCACGGAACCGTCGACCTCGAAGCTATAGAAAGCTGGTGGATTGATCAAGTAAATAAATATTTTTCCAAAGAACCATTCATATTGCATTTTGACCCGTCAAAATCCCTTCGCTTTGTAATACAGGATCTCCTACTGCAAGCCCAAAAAAGGCAACAGCAATCTCCCGGGTCAACGTTTGCTGGCACAATGCTTCAGCATCTTGTCGGTGCCAAATTGGATCTCTTGATTCCCTCACCGATAAAGCACTTTGGGGCCTCCGTCGCCGACGATCAATCGGGGAGGGACTATGATTTTATTATTGAGGATGTGGCAATTCACGTAACAATTTCACCGTCTGAGGCTCTGCTCCGGAAGTGCCAGCGCAACCTAAATAATGGTCTTAAACCCGTGGTAATCACTTCTCAACGCGGCACTGCAGTCGTTGAAGCTCTATCAGATCAGGCTGGTTACGGTGACCGCCTTGATATTTTTGAGGCAGAGCAATTTTTGGCGGGCAATCTATATGAGCTGGGCAAATTCGCCCTAACCGGACGCCGTACAACAATTGATCAATTGATTAATACATATAATAAAATAATTGATGAGTGCGAGACAGATCCTAGTCTTAAAATATTAGTTTCAAAATGA
- a CDS encoding DNA-cytosine methyltransferase yields the protein MSGVYIPLPFLDFFAGSGLVTEGLKSYFTAVWANDNSPKKAAVFCANHKKDIFKLGPIELVQGKDLPSSCLSWGSFPCQDLSLAGNLNGIMSQRSGLVWQWLRVMDEMASRPPIAVAENVIGLVSADKGSHYRHLHNALVERGYRVGAIVLDAINWVPQSRKRVFVVAVSNSLVTAEFESAQPLWCHPPAIQRVAEALKSWIWWRLPKPTYRKATIDDIVDQDAAFVYADQHRRLIDLIPPKHLEKVKNSPDRFVFPGYKRIRDGKQVLELRFDGTAGCLRTPQGGSSRQYFIIKNNGFLNVRLITVKEAKALMGVRKDYRIPGTYNDGYWAMGDAVAVPVVRYLARNLLFPLARIAMENAP from the coding sequence ATGTCAGGAGTATATATTCCCCTTCCGTTTCTGGACTTTTTCGCAGGCAGCGGCCTAGTAACAGAAGGATTAAAGTCCTATTTCACAGCTGTCTGGGCTAATGACAATAGCCCCAAGAAGGCTGCCGTTTTTTGTGCCAATCATAAAAAAGACATATTTAAGCTTGGTCCTATTGAGCTAGTGCAGGGGAAGGATTTGCCTTCTTCCTGTCTTTCTTGGGGTAGCTTTCCCTGCCAAGACCTATCGCTCGCTGGGAATTTGAACGGAATTATGAGTCAACGCAGCGGCCTCGTGTGGCAGTGGCTCCGAGTGATGGATGAAATGGCATCCAGACCACCGATCGCTGTTGCAGAAAATGTCATTGGACTAGTTTCTGCTGATAAAGGCTCTCACTACCGCCACCTTCATAATGCTCTAGTCGAAAGGGGATATAGAGTCGGTGCTATTGTCCTTGATGCCATCAACTGGGTTCCCCAATCTCGAAAACGAGTCTTTGTCGTGGCAGTCAGCAATAGCCTAGTTACAGCAGAGTTTGAATCTGCACAGCCGCTTTGGTGCCATCCACCGGCTATCCAACGAGTTGCAGAAGCTTTGAAATCATGGATATGGTGGCGGTTACCAAAGCCAACATACAGGAAAGCGACAATAGATGACATTGTCGACCAGGATGCGGCCTTTGTTTACGCGGATCAGCATAGGCGCCTAATTGATCTCATACCACCGAAGCATCTTGAAAAAGTGAAAAATTCTCCGGACCGTTTTGTGTTTCCCGGATATAAACGTATTCGCGACGGCAAGCAAGTATTGGAGCTCAGATTCGACGGGACCGCGGGCTGTTTAAGAACGCCCCAGGGCGGAAGCAGCAGACAATATTTCATCATTAAGAACAATGGTTTTTTGAATGTAAGGCTAATTACTGTGAAGGAGGCAAAGGCCCTTATGGGAGTTCGTAAGGATTATAGGATTCCGGGCACTTATAATGATGGCTATTGGGCTATGGGGGATGCTGTAGCTGTTCCAGTGGTCCGATACTTAGCACGCAACCTCCTCTTTCCTCTCGCTAGGATTGCAATGGAGAATGCCCCATGA
- a CDS encoding conserved hypothetical protein (Evidence 4 : Unknown function but conserved in other organisms), with amino-acid sequence MNASVQPYFFVGVVVILAFILGGMSIKIIRPYEKGLVERLGKYQRTLDSGLNLVMPFFDTVLKVDMREVVLDVPSQMVITKDNVNVEVDCIIYCQVTDPVRARYEISNYIMAATKLAQTNLRNIIGEMELDQSLTSRDTINSQLRDVLDSATDKWGVKVNRVEIQRVDPPVDITEAMSRQMKAERDKRAAILEAEGSRQSAIVRAEGSKQAAILEAEGFAAAVKTKADAEKYRQVAVAEGEAQAINNVYSAIHAGNPDRELITLKYLEMLPKFAEGTANKVFIPYEASGIISALSAMVEGIRSDKLPEKPKA; translated from the coding sequence ATGAACGCAAGCGTCCAACCATATTTCTTTGTCGGTGTCGTCGTCATTCTGGCTTTCATTTTGGGCGGAATGTCGATAAAAATTATCCGGCCGTACGAAAAGGGACTCGTGGAACGTCTGGGGAAATACCAGCGCACGCTCGATTCCGGACTCAATCTGGTCATGCCGTTTTTCGATACGGTCCTCAAAGTGGATATGCGGGAAGTGGTCCTCGATGTGCCCTCGCAGATGGTTATTACCAAGGATAATGTCAATGTCGAGGTAGATTGTATCATATACTGCCAGGTGACCGACCCGGTGCGGGCGCGGTATGAGATTTCGAACTATATCATGGCGGCCACGAAACTGGCCCAGACCAATTTGAGAAATATTATCGGCGAAATGGAACTGGATCAATCGCTCACTTCGCGTGATACCATCAACAGCCAGTTGCGTGATGTGCTCGATTCGGCCACCGACAAGTGGGGGGTGAAAGTCAACCGGGTCGAGATTCAGCGGGTCGATCCGCCGGTCGATATCACCGAGGCGATGAGCCGTCAGATGAAAGCCGAGCGGGACAAACGGGCGGCAATTCTGGAAGCCGAAGGGAGCCGGCAGTCGGCGATTGTCCGGGCCGAGGGCTCCAAACAGGCGGCGATATTGGAGGCCGAAGGGTTTGCCGCGGCGGTGAAGACAAAGGCCGATGCCGAGAAGTACCGTCAGGTGGCGGTGGCCGAGGGTGAAGCGCAGGCGATTAATAATGTCTATAGCGCCATCCATGCCGGCAATCCCGATCGGGAACTGATTACCCTCAAGTATCTGGAGATGCTCCCGAAATTCGCCGAGGGGACAGCCAACAAAGTTTTTATTCCGTACGAAGCGAGCGGCATAATCAGCGCCCTTTCGGCGATGGTGGAAGGGATCCGCTCCGACAAACTGCCGGAGAAACCGAAGGCATAG
- a CDS encoding putative Nodulation efficiency protein D (Evidence 3 : Putative function from multiple computational evidences) yields MPAVFWLWLAAAVIFLIIEIGTPTLVFACFTVGSVGAAVYSIFVPDGYLMQIGIFAGLSIILIPLTRSMARKITKPSPQLVNVDAMIGRPGVVTQAIDPHNDIGQVRVDGQVWRASSENHIETGSKIKVEKVIGAKLVVSQTEQGI; encoded by the coding sequence ATGCCGGCAGTATTCTGGCTCTGGCTGGCGGCGGCCGTGATATTTTTAATAATCGAAATCGGGACCCCGACCCTGGTTTTTGCCTGCTTTACGGTCGGCTCGGTCGGCGCCGCCGTCTATTCGATATTTGTGCCCGACGGTTACCTGATGCAGATCGGCATCTTCGCCGGGCTGTCGATCATATTGATACCATTGACCCGCTCTATGGCGCGCAAAATCACCAAGCCGTCACCGCAGTTGGTCAATGTCGATGCCATGATCGGGCGGCCCGGCGTGGTCACGCAGGCGATCGATCCCCATAATGACATCGGGCAGGTGCGGGTCGACGGGCAGGTTTGGCGGGCGTCGTCCGAAAACCATATCGAGACAGGATCCAAGATTAAGGTGGAAAAAGTTATCGGGGCCAAACTGGTGGTCTCCCAGACGGAACAGGGAATATAG
- a CDS encoding putative methyltransferase GWCH70_2453 (Evidence 3 : Putative function from multiple computational evidences), which yields MTKRYRAFTRLAQVYDLKGHDRFSIRMVEYTFRLLKKFHFRPERILDLCCGTGTAAVLFAEQGYEVTGLDASREMLAVAKEKAAEKKVKINLVRARLPEFNIRESRNRLRQFDLVTSYFDSLNYILKEEELLDTFRGVAEHLRPGGLFIFDMNTARALQFLWGDKIYAGIRPGIAWIWESLYFNQVRQADLRATCFVKKGKLWEMFEEIHTEKAYVNSVIKSGLRSAGFEILGFYDCFKFEKPDRKSNRIAVVARKREKP from the coding sequence ATGACCAAAAGATACCGCGCTTTCACCCGCCTGGCCCAAGTCTATGACCTCAAAGGGCACGACCGCTTTTCTATCCGGATGGTAGAATATACTTTTCGCCTGCTGAAAAAATTTCATTTCCGGCCGGAAAGAATTCTGGATCTCTGCTGCGGCACCGGGACCGCCGCGGTGCTGTTCGCCGAACAGGGATATGAGGTAACCGGTTTGGACGCCTCCCGGGAGATGCTGGCGGTCGCGAAAGAGAAAGCGGCAGAAAAGAAGGTCAAGATTAATCTGGTACGAGCCCGCTTGCCGGAGTTTAATATCAGGGAAAGCAGAAATCGGTTAAGGCAATTCGATCTGGTCACCAGTTATTTCGACAGTCTGAATTATATTCTGAAAGAAGAGGAACTCCTGGACACTTTCCGTGGAGTGGCCGAACATCTCCGCCCGGGGGGGTTATTTATTTTCGATATGAATACCGCCCGCGCCCTGCAATTTTTATGGGGCGATAAAATTTACGCCGGTATTCGTCCCGGAATCGCCTGGATATGGGAGTCGCTATACTTCAATCAGGTTCGTCAGGCCGATCTTCGCGCCACCTGTTTTGTCAAAAAAGGAAAACTCTGGGAAATGTTCGAAGAGATTCATACCGAGAAGGCATACGTAAACAGCGTCATAAAATCCGGGCTGCGGTCGGCCGGATTCGAAATTCTCGGGTTCTATGATTGCTTCAAATTCGAGAAGCCGGACAGGAAAAGCAATCGAATTGCGGTCGTGGCCCGCAAGAGAGAAAAGCCCTAA
- a CDS encoding exported hypothetical protein (Evidence 5 : Unknown function), producing the protein MTRNILISALLILLVLSLPGCGKKKYKTPEDVKGTVAWLDARSALPVFPMGTNPIYMFFNADWCKYCQAMKKEIFDRPEIIDYMNKHFTSISVIPDSIKSVRFLDQDMSGADLLKTFKVEGYPAHYFFNMKGEVIGVQTGYMNLHDFKQLLKYVAEGYVDKMDYATYLGSSDAEVDTTWGDF; encoded by the coding sequence ATGACCAGGAATATTCTGATATCGGCCCTTTTGATTCTTCTCGTTCTATCCCTCCCCGGTTGCGGCAAAAAGAAATATAAGACTCCGGAGGACGTCAAAGGAACCGTGGCGTGGCTCGACGCCCGCTCGGCCCTCCCGGTTTTCCCGATGGGAACCAATCCGATATATATGTTCTTCAACGCCGACTGGTGCAAGTACTGCCAGGCGATGAAAAAAGAGATTTTTGACCGTCCCGAAATAATCGATTACATGAACAAACATTTCACGTCGATCTCGGTTATTCCGGACAGCATCAAATCGGTCCGGTTTCTCGATCAGGATATGAGCGGCGCCGATTTGCTGAAAACCTTCAAGGTCGAAGGGTACCCCGCGCATTATTTTTTCAATATGAAAGGCGAAGTAATTGGCGTCCAGACCGGATACATGAATCTCCACGATTTCAAGCAATTGCTGAAATATGTCGCGGAGGGGTATGTGGACAAGATGGACTATGCCACCTATCTCGGGTCCTCCGATGCCGAGGTCGATACTACCTGGGGCGATTTTTAG
- a CDS encoding Regulatory protein, FmdB family: MPIFEYKCDRCGQQFEQLVFRSSDKVSCTACGSEEVQKYVSTFASNAFAGDSSASCSTGSCGKKSSFG, encoded by the coding sequence ATGCCGATATTCGAGTATAAATGTGACAGGTGCGGGCAGCAGTTCGAGCAACTGGTGTTTCGCTCCTCCGATAAAGTCTCCTGTACCGCCTGCGGATCCGAAGAGGTGCAGAAGTATGTTTCCACTTTCGCCTCCAATGCCTTTGCCGGAGATTCATCCGCTTCGTGCAGTACCGGATCCTGCGGCAAAAAGAGCAGTTTTGGCTGA
- a CDS encoding conserved hypothetical protein (Evidence 4 : Unknown function but conserved in other organisms), whose product MQDLSYRLESTKSFDEISRLLEKTSPERGFRVLAIHDTKATLAEKGFQIEPLKIFEVCNAGFAFKALGKNVDVSLFMPCKIVVRAEKGKTVMTLARPLMISAMLPGFGLEELAGEVEKQLIGIMNEIK is encoded by the coding sequence ATGCAGGACTTATCATATCGATTGGAAAGTACGAAATCGTTCGATGAAATATCTCGCCTCCTCGAAAAAACCTCACCGGAACGTGGTTTCCGGGTTCTGGCCATTCATGACACAAAGGCCACTCTGGCCGAGAAAGGTTTTCAGATTGAGCCCCTGAAAATATTCGAGGTCTGCAACGCCGGTTTTGCTTTTAAGGCGCTGGGGAAAAATGTCGATGTTTCCCTCTTTATGCCGTGCAAAATCGTAGTTCGCGCGGAAAAAGGAAAAACGGTTATGACCCTGGCAAGGCCGTTGATGATTTCCGCCATGTTGCCCGGCTTCGGGCTTGAAGAGCTGGCCGGCGAAGTGGAAAAGCAGTTGATTGGTATAATGAATGAGATTAAGTAA
- a CDS encoding OsmC/Ohr family protein, translating into MVEAKLKWTGGIRFEGESLFGHKIVTDGALSAGGDESGYKPTELLMFALAGCTGVDVVTILNKMRQEVTGIEIEVKGQQPEQFPKPFNRIEIKYTFRGKKLDRDKIKQAVHLSEEKYCSVSQTLKGIANIISTVEIIEE; encoded by the coding sequence ATGGTAGAAGCTAAACTTAAATGGACCGGGGGAATCCGTTTCGAGGGGGAATCGCTTTTCGGCCATAAGATTGTCACCGATGGGGCCCTGTCGGCGGGCGGCGATGAGAGCGGCTATAAACCGACCGAACTTTTGATGTTCGCTCTGGCCGGATGTACCGGTGTCGATGTCGTCACCATCCTGAACAAGATGCGCCAGGAAGTCACCGGTATCGAAATCGAAGTCAAAGGACAGCAGCCGGAGCAATTTCCCAAACCGTTCAACCGGATCGAAATCAAATATACTTTCCGCGGAAAAAAACTCGACCGCGACAAAATCAAACAGGCGGTTCATCTTTCGGAGGAAAAATACTGCTCTGTCAGTCAGACCCTGAAAGGGATCGCCAATATCATATCCACCGTCGAAATTATAGAGGAATAA
- a CDS encoding conserved hypothetical protein (Evidence 4 : Unknown function but conserved in other organisms), with protein sequence MSEENSDLDKKFVNHLNGESSPYLLAHANNPVNWHPWGKEALEKARSEDKPIFLSIGYAACHWCHVMEEESFKNEEIAKILNDNFVSIKVDREQRPDIDQIYMTATTAMTGAGGWPLSVFLTPELKPFFAGTYFPPEDRYGRPGFKHVITELAASYKTEREGLDEMADKVVSAIRESLKPLNESATLDKSATAHAIRSLVNNYDPVYGGLGHAPKFPHPVEMSFMLKYAAINGDDNVNQIVEKTLLSMSRGGIYDQIGGGFHRYSTDARWLVPHFEKMLYDNALLAVTYAEAYTISKNEIYLKIVRETLDFILRELADPAGGFYSSLDADSGGEEGKFYVWKKREIEAILGKKSEDFCRYYNIADDGNFEDGSNIPNLDTSSDIYIERAGHNRAEFLKAVEESRQILFDVRERRVHPATDDKILASWNGLAISAFCRGYQVTREERYRAAALRAFEFIKESLYKDADLVHSRRQGKASGGPLLEDYAYLSRSIIDLYDTVFDFSLIDTAGKLADSAVEKFMDMDGNFFLAPENLEEYYIRPRDIADGALPAPGSVMIDTLIRLAALTGKKHLQEFAEKGLKAISSTIAQLPHAMTSAIAALDLLISDRMELVLVGEDGRDRFVNEIYDRFIPHQILVVSSRGEENIPLLSGRAGDGPVTAYICRNSVCRLPVTNLDDFRRELTQL encoded by the coding sequence ATGTCCGAGGAAAATTCAGATTTGGATAAGAAATTCGTAAACCATCTCAACGGGGAAAGCTCTCCCTACCTCTTGGCCCATGCCAATAATCCCGTCAATTGGCATCCGTGGGGGAAAGAGGCCCTCGAGAAAGCGAGAAGCGAAGATAAGCCGATTTTTCTTTCGATCGGTTATGCCGCCTGCCACTGGTGTCATGTGATGGAAGAAGAATCGTTCAAGAACGAAGAAATTGCAAAAATCCTGAACGACAACTTCGTCTCCATCAAAGTTGACCGGGAACAGCGTCCCGATATCGATCAGATTTATATGACGGCGACCACGGCGATGACCGGCGCCGGGGGATGGCCGCTATCGGTATTCCTTACCCCTGAGTTGAAACCGTTTTTCGCCGGGACCTATTTCCCGCCCGAGGATCGTTACGGTCGCCCCGGATTCAAACATGTCATCACCGAACTGGCGGCGTCATACAAGACCGAACGGGAAGGATTGGATGAAATGGCGGATAAGGTAGTCTCGGCCATAAGAGAAAGCCTAAAACCGCTTAATGAATCGGCGACTCTTGATAAATCGGCTACTGCCCATGCGATTCGTTCCCTTGTCAATAACTATGACCCGGTCTATGGCGGTTTGGGGCATGCCCCCAAATTTCCGCATCCGGTGGAGATGTCGTTCATGCTGAAGTATGCCGCCATCAATGGGGATGACAATGTCAATCAGATCGTAGAGAAAACTCTGTTGTCCATGTCCCGGGGCGGAATTTATGATCAGATCGGCGGCGGTTTTCACCGGTACTCGACCGATGCCCGCTGGCTGGTGCCCCATTTTGAGAAGATGCTCTATGATAACGCTCTTCTGGCTGTCACCTATGCCGAGGCTTATACGATATCGAAAAATGAAATCTATTTAAAAATAGTCCGAGAAACTCTTGATTTCATTCTTCGTGAATTGGCCGATCCGGCCGGGGGATTTTATTCCTCGCTCGATGCCGACAGCGGGGGCGAAGAGGGAAAATTCTATGTCTGGAAGAAGCGCGAAATTGAGGCGATTCTCGGCAAAAAGAGCGAGGATTTCTGCCGGTATTATAACATTGCCGATGATGGGAATTTTGAGGATGGTTCGAACATTCCGAATCTTGACACTTCATCGGATATCTATATAGAACGGGCCGGGCATAACAGAGCGGAATTTCTTAAGGCCGTTGAGGAATCGCGGCAGATTTTATTTGATGTCCGGGAACGGCGGGTGCATCCGGCGACCGACGATAAAATCCTGGCATCGTGGAACGGTCTGGCGATTTCGGCTTTCTGCCGCGGTTATCAGGTAACCCGTGAGGAGCGCTACCGGGCGGCGGCTTTAAGGGCTTTCGAATTCATAAAAGAGAGTCTTTACAAAGATGCTGATTTAGTTCATTCCCGGCGGCAGGGGAAGGCTTCCGGCGGACCGTTACTCGAAGACTATGCCTACCTGTCGCGCTCCATCATTGATCTTTATGATACGGTTTTCGATTTTTCCCTGATTGACACCGCTGGAAAGCTGGCCGATTCGGCCGTTGAGAAATTCATGGACATGGACGGCAATTTCTTTTTGGCGCCGGAAAATCTCGAAGAATATTATATCCGTCCTCGGGATATCGCCGATGGGGCCCTTCCGGCTCCCGGCTCTGTCATGATCGATACATTGATTCGTCTGGCCGCCCTGACCGGGAAAAAACATCTTCAAGAATTTGCCGAAAAGGGCCTTAAGGCAATCTCCTCAACAATCGCCCAACTGCCGCATGCCATGACCTCGGCCATTGCCGCCCTTGATCTTCTCATATCCGATCGGATGGAACTGGTTTTGGTCGGCGAAGACGGCCGCGACCGTTTTGTGAATGAAATTTATGACCGTTTTATTCCCCATCAGATTTTGGTTGTGTCGTCCCGGGGGGAAGAGAATATACCCCTGTTATCGGGGCGGGCGGGCGACGGCCCCGTGACCGCCTATATCTGCCGGAACTCAGTCTGCCGTTTGCCGGTCACCAATCTTGACGATTTCCGCCGGGAATTAACGCAACTTTAG